CTTTACGTCCTTCAACGCGTAAAAAACCATAGCCGTCGCGATGGCCAATCACCGTGCCGCGCAGCAGATCCAGCCGCTCCGGCAGCGCGTAGCACTGGCGGCGGGTAAACACCAGCTGGCCATCGCGCTCCATGGCGCGCAGGCGGCGACGCAGCGCCTCCAGATGTTCATCACTGGTCAGGTTCAGTTCTTTCGCCAGCTCTTCGCGGCTGGCCGGCGTCTCACGCTTGGCCAAATGGGCAAGGATGAATTCGCGGCTCGGGATTGGGGATTCGTATTTTTCTGCTTCTCGTTCCAAGAATGGATCTTGTGACATTGCGGTTCCTCCGTTGTCATCAGCAGGATGTCGCTGAGCCTTGTCTTCTCAACGACGTTTTATTCGACAAGCAATAGCTTGTAGAGCGGCGGATTATCTTCAACCATATCGGCCAAAGTGTAGTTATCCAACTCTTCAAGGAAATTCTGTACCCCTTGTTGCAGTACCTGCTTCAGTCGGCAGGCCGGGGTGATGTGGCAAAAATCGCTGCTGCAGTTAACCAGGGCGAGCGGTTCCAGCGCCCGCACCACGTCGCCAAGACGGATGGTTTCAGCCGGTTTGCCCAACCGGATGCCGCCATTTTTACCGCGTACGGCCGTGACCAGGCCAATACGGCTCAACTGGTTGATTATTTTCACCATATGGTTGCGGGATACGCCATACACCTCGGTCACTTCCGAAATGCTGGTCATTTTATCCTTCGGGAGCGATGCCAGATAAATCAGCGCCCGCAGGCCATAATCAGTAAAACTTGTTAACTGCACGTTTACCTCTGGGCGCGATAGGGCCCGTTTGCGTTTGATGTGCCGCTTTTCGGCATTTTTCAAAAGATTGCTATTGGATAATAAACCAGCCGGCGAGTTTGCCGCTAATTATTTAGCGCATGAAAGACTTTATGACAGAACGGTGGCAGTGTTTTTGACGGGAAACTGCAGAAAGTGGGAATAACCGCTATCCTCAACGTTATGTGCGCTGCGCTGACACCGCTCAGTGATGCGGGGACAGCCAACCAGAGCGCAAGCCGGAAAAAAAAACAAACCGGGACTCAGCCCGGTTTGTTTAATGCAGAAAAACCGATTATGCGTCGAACGGGTCGCGCAGAACCATGGTTTCGCTACGGTCCGGGCCGGTAGAGATAATGTCTACCGGTACGCCGGTCAGCTCTTCAAGACGCTTGATGTAGTTCAGCGCCGCCTGCGGCAGTTTGCTGTACTCTTTCACACCAAAGGTGGTTTCGCTCCAGCCCGGCATGCTTTCGTAGATCGGTTCAATACCTTCCCAACCTTCAGCCGCCAGCGGCGTGGTGGTCATTTCGCGGCCGTCCGGCATGCGGTAGCCCACGCAAATTTTCACTTCTTTCAGGCCGTCCAGCACGTCCAGTTTGGTCAGGCAGAAGCCGGACAGGGAGTTGATCTGCACCGCACGACGCACGGCAACCGCATCCAGCCAGCCGGTACGACGACGACGACCGGTGGTGGCGCCGAATTCGTTGCCCTGCTTGCACAGGTACTCGCCGGTTTCGTCAAACAGTTCGGTCGGGAACGGACCTGCGCCAACGCGGGTCGAGTAGGCTTTCACGATGCCCAGCACGTAGTCGACATAACGCGGGCCAATGCCGGAACCGGTGGCAACGCCGCCAGCGGTGGTGTTGGACGAGGTGACGTACGGATAGGTACCGTGGTCGATATCCAGCAGCGTACCCTGCGCGCCTTCGAACATGATCAGATCGCCACGCTTGCGCGCGCCGTCCAGCAGTTCGGACACGTCAACCACCATCGCGGTCAGGATGTCGGCGATGGACATCACGTAGTCCAGCGTAGACTGGAAGTCGACCGGTTCGGCTTTGTAGTAGTTAACCAACTGGAAGTTGTGGTATTCGATGATCTCTTTCAGCTTAACCGCGAAAGACTCTTTATCGAACAGATCGCCAACGCGCAGACCGCGACGGGCGACTTTATCTTCATAAGCCGGGCCAATGCCGCGACCGGTGGTGCCGATGGCTTTCGCGCCGCGCGCTTTTTCACGGGCCACATCCAGCGCAACGTGGTAAGGCAGGATCAGCGGACAGGCTTCGGACAACAACAGACGCTCGCGTACCGGGACGCCGCGCGCTTCAAGTTCGCCCATTTCTTTCATCAGCGCGTCAGGCGCCAGTACAACACCGTTGCCGATGATGCTGGTGACGTTTTCACGCAGGATGCCAGAGGGAATCAAATGAAGAACGGTTTTTTCACCGTTGATAACCAGAGTGTGGCCAGCGTTATGGCCACCTTGGTAGCGCACAACATATTTAGCCCGTTCAGTCAGCAGGTCTACGACCTTGCCCTTACCTTCGTCACCCCATTGGGTGCCCAGTACGACGACGTTCTTACCCATTTTCGAAATCACCGATTGCTTAAAAATGGATTCTAGCACCGTAATTTCAGAGTTTCAGCACTTTTCGCATACGATTGCGTATTTTTTCGGCTACACTTCAGCCACCAAGGCGCGTGCTCAACATATAGTAGATCACGATGCCGGCAACCACTATTCCACCACCGAAACGACGCAGCGTGGCGTCCGGCAATTGCGAGATCGTCAGGATCATTTTACGCCAGGCGCGCGGAAACAGCATCGGTCCCAGACCTTCCAACACCAGCACCAAACCTAACGCTAGCCAAATTGTTACATTCATGCCCTACCCCAAAAAAGAAGGGGCCCGTGCTAACACGGACCCCCCGGTCACTGTTTTAACGCCTTATTTACGCGACGAATCCGGCGATTTCATATAGCGGAAGAAATCGCTGTCCGGGCTAAGCACCATCACGTCCTGGTTCTCTTTGAAGCTGGCTTCATAAGCACGCAGGCTACGGATAAAGGCATAGAAGTTAGGATCCTGGCTGAACGCATTGGCGAACAGTTTGGCCGCTTCGGCATCCCCTTCACCGCGGGTGATACGCGCCTGACGCTCGGCTTCCGCCAACGTACGCGTTACCTCGTAGTCCGCGCTGGCACGCAGCTTCTCGGCTTCTTCCTGGCCCTGCGAACGCAGACGACGTGCTACCGCTTCACGCTCCGCGCGCATACGCTGGTAAATGGCATCGGACACTTCCGCCGGCAGGTTGATCTGCTTGATACGCACGTCAACCACTTCAATACCCAGCGCCGCCATGCTGTTCGGATTCACCTGCGGCTGTTTGCCGGTGGTTTCACGCTCAACACGCGCCGCCGCAGAGGCGATAGCGTCATCGGCTTCGGTCTTCGGCAACTCTTCGCCGTTGTTCAGCGTACCGGTGTTCAACGCATCACGCACGTCGGACATCAGCTTGCCGCGTGAGTCGGTCACGATGTCTTTCACATCCAGACGACCGATTTCAGAACGCAGACGGTCACTGAACTTACGCTTCAGCAGCACCTCGGCCTGGGAGACGTCGCCGCCGCCGGTCGCCAGATAGTAACGGCTGAAGTCGCTGATGCGCCACTTCAGGTAGGAGTCAACGATCAGGTCTTTCTTCTCGCTGGTCACGAAGCGATCGGCCTGGTTCTCCATGGTCTGAATACGCGCATCCAGATTTTTCACCGATTCAATAAACGGGATCTTGAAGTGCAGGCCCGGCTCATAAATCAGCGGTTTGTTTTCGTCATCACGCAGTACCTTGCCGAAGCGCAGAACGATGCCGCGCTGGCCTTCCTGCACCACAAACAGTGAAGCATAAAGCGCTACCAGCACCACGAGGAGGATAACTACAAAAGACTTACGCATTGATTATTGTCTCCCTACGCGAGTGGTATCGTCACGCTGCGCATTCGCCCGGCGTTGGTCCATAACCGAACCGCTGTTCTGCGGTTTGCTGCCGGCGTTGTTGCCGGAAGTCGACGGCGCAGGGTTGAGACGAATCAGGCTGGTATCTTTGTTGCCGCTGTCGCTGGATGCGCCGGCCTGGCCGCGCAGCATCTGCTCCAGTGGCAGCACCATCAGGTTGTTGCCTTTGTCATTCACCAGCACCTTGCGGGTATGGCTCAGGACTTTTTCCATGGTTTCGATATACAAGCGCTCACGGGTAATTTCCGGCGCGGACTTGTATTCCGGCAACAGTTTGGCAAAGCGCGCCACCTCACCCTGAGCTTCCAGGACGGTACGGTCTTTATACGCCTTGGCGTCTTCCAACAGACGCTGCGCCTGACCGTTCGCACGCGGCTGAACTTCGTTGGCGTAGGCTTCCGCTTCACGGATGTACTGCTGCTCGTTCTCACGTGCGGCGATGGCATCATCGAACGACGCCTTCACCTCTTCCGGCGGACGCGCCGCCTGGAAGTTGACGTCCAGCAGCGTGATGCCCATTTTGTACGGACGCACGGTCTCTTCCAGCATGCGTTGGGTATCGTTACGCACCACGGTACGTCCTTCAGTCAGGATGCGGTCCATGGAATACTTGCCGATCACGCCGCGCAGGGCACTGTCGGTCGCCTGGCTCAGGCTGTCGTCAGCGTTCACCACGCTGAACAGGTAGGCTTCCGGATCGGTCACGCGATACTGCACGTTCATCTCGACCCGCACCACGTTCTCATCGGAGGTCAGCATCACGCCGGATGCCGCCAGTTCGCGCACCGATTCCACGTTCACCGGACGCACTTCATCAATAAAGGTCGGCTTCCAGTTCAGACCCGGCTGCACCAGATGGCTGAACTTGCCGAAGCGCGTGACCACGCCGCGTTCAGCTTCTTTAATGGTATAGAAGCCGCTGGCCGCCCAAATCACCACCACAGCAACCGCCGCGATGCCGATGATACGGCCGCTGAAGCCCGCGCCGCTGCCGCCGCTATTGCCGTTAGAGCCTTTGCCTCCGCCCAGGCCGCTCAATTTCTTGCTCAGCTTGCGGAAGATATCGTCTAAATCAGGTGGCCCTTGATCACGACCGCCTTTGTTACCGCCAGAGTTGCCGCCATTATTATTGCTGCTCCCCCACGGGTCGCGGTCCTGTCCGTTATTACCGGGCTGATTCCACGCCATGTTTTAGCTCCATTATTCTGTGATTGGGTACTTCAGGTTCACGCGCGGGCCACAGCAAAAATTTGCCGCCCCTATAACGCCCGCAGACCGAGTGCACAAATGTAACAGGATATGATCATACTATAAAGTTAATCAGATCGTGTTCCTGTTTACACAGGCGACGCCACTCCACTATCGGCATACGCACCACCATGCCAATGCTGCCGTCTTCTTCGTTCCACTCTTTTTCGATTGCCTGAAGCTGGTAAAAACGGCTACGAAGACGGCCTGCCCGTGGCGGTAAGCGCAGCTCATGATGCGCGATTTCCCCCGATAAGCGCTCCGTCAACGCCTGATACAACAACGGAATACCTTCCCCGCTGACGGCGGACAGCCACACGCGGATCGGTAAATTTTCATCGTTGCGGTCGATACGCGGAACAAAATCATCCAGCATATCTATTTTGTTCATCACCAACAGTGTAGGTATCTCGTCCGACTCGATCTCTGTCAGCACGCTGTTTACGGCTTCCATGTTCTCGTCAACGCGGCTATCTGCGGCGTCGATCACATGCAGCAGCAACGATGCCTGCCGCGTTTCCTGCAGCGTCGCCTTAAAGGCGGCGACCAGGTCGTGCGGAAGATGTCGAATAAACCCTACGGTATCCGCCAACACCGTATCGCCGACGTCTGCGACGTCGATGCGTCGCAAGGTGGGATCCAGCGTGGCAAACAGCTGATCCGCCGCGTAAACCTCGGCGGATGTCATACGGTTGAACAGGGTGGACTTGCCGGCGTTGGTATAGCCGACCAGTGAGACGGTCGGCACGTCGGCGCGGGTACGCGCCCGTCGGCCTTGTTCACGCTGCTTCTCTACCCGCTCCAGGCGGCGCAGAATCAAGCTGATACGATCGCGCAACAAACGACGGTCGGTCTCTAATTGGGTTTCCCCCGGCCCGCGCAGGCCGATCCCCCCTTTCTGGCGCTCCAGGTGCGTCCAACCGCGCACCAAACGCGTGGCGATATGGCGCAACTGCGCCAGCTCTACCTGCAGCTTGCCTTCATGAGTACGGGCGCGCTGGGCAAAGATGTCTAGAATCAACCCGGTGCGGTCGATAACCCGGCATTCACACAGACGCTCAAGGTTTCTTTCCTGCGCCGGGGAAAGGGCATGATCAAACAGGACAACAGACGCGCCGCTGGCTTTCACCGCATCTGCAATTTCTTCGGCCTTTCCTTCACCGACAAAGTACTTCGGGTGCGGGGCTTTGCGGCTGCCAGTCACCACTTGCAAAGCCTGAACACCGGCTGAAGAGACCAGCGACTCGAATTCGCTGAGATCTTCCGTATCTTTGTCCTGCGAGAAATAGATATGAACCAGTACGGCCTGCTCACCGGCTTCATAACGGTCAAACAAGCGTGCAACCTCTCAAACGGATATCAACCGCGAGTGTGGGGGACATAAACAGCGCAAGGCTGCTTACGTTCCCCGTCATGGTTGTCTTGCAATGCGCCTTATTCAGCGTCATCGCTTTCCTGCTGCGGCTGTTGCTGCGCAGACGGATTATTACCATGGTGATAGTTATTGCTGCCGCCGCTCGGATTGTTGCTGTGATGCGAAACCGGGCGCGATGGGACAACGGTAGAAATAGCGTGCTTATACACCATCTGGCTTACTGTGTTTTTCAACAGAATGACAAACTGGTCAAAAGACTCAATCTGGCCTTGCAGCTTAATACCATTCACCAAATAAATAGAAACCGGAACACGTTCACGACGCAATGCGTTCAGGAACGGATCTTGCAAAGATTGCCCCTTAGCCATTCTATCTTTTCCTTATTTGCTTGTTGTTTGTAACTAAGAACCTGTCGGCTCTAAAATGTACGACCTAAAAAAATTTGCGCGCTGAATACTCATCAATTGTACACAATCAATCAGCCTATGCACTAACAACCTGTGTCACCGACGCCAAAGCCTCTCCCGGCTTTTCGCTGTCCAGCCAGCGGACTGACTCCCAGCCCCGTAACCAGGTCATTTGACGTTTGGCCAACTGACGCGTTGCGCAAATACCACGATAAACCATTTCATCGTAACTAATTTCGCCAGACAAATATGACCACATCTGGCGGTAACCGACACAGCGAATGGAAGGCAAATCCGTATGCAAATCACCCCGCGCGAAAAGTGCGCGCGCTTCCGTCTCAAAACCTGCCGCCAACATTTGATGGAACCGCAGCTCAATGCGTTGATGCAACAACTCACGGCTGTTCGGCGCTATCGCAAATTGGTGAACATGATACGGCAACGATTCACCCGAAATTTTAGTCAGTTCCGTTAAAGTTTTACCCGAAATAAAAAAAACTTCCAGTGCTCTGGTCAGTCTCTGCGGATCATTCGGATGAATTCTTAACGCCGCTACCGGATCTATCTGCTGTAACTGCTGGTGCAGCGCCTCCCAACCTTGCTCCGCCGCCTGCTGTTCAATACGTTCGCGCACCACCGCATCAGCGGACGGCAGCGGGGAAAGCCCCTCCAGCAACGCCTTGAAATACAGCATGGTGCCACCCACCAGCAGCGGAATGCGCCCGGCGGCGGTAATCTCGGCCATCTCTTTCAGCGCGTCGGCGCGAAAGTCCGCGGCGGAATATGCCTCGGAGGGATCGCGGATATCTATCAGCCGATGCGGCGCCTGCGCCAGTTCTTCGGCGCTCGGCTTGGCGGTGCCGATATCCATCCCGCGATAAATCAGCGCCGAATCGACGCTAATCAGCTCTACCGGCAGTTGCTCACGCAGCGCCATCGCCAACGCGGTCTTGCCCGACGCTGTCGGCCCCATGATAAAAATCGCCGGAGGCCGCGGCGTTATTGCTGTTTCAGTCATGTGTAAGGGCTGCCAGTGCAGCCTGTAAATCAACAGGTTGTAAGAGACCGCTCGGTGGCGCTTTGACCAGCAGCGGGCAAAGTCGTTCAACGTCGGTCAGTAATTGTATCGCTTGCGAGGCGTTCCACTGTTCATGTTCACTGCCAAGATGGCGGGCAAACCAGGTGGCCAGCACCTCAGGCGACATCGCTTTATGGTCGGCCAGATAGCCTAACAGTTCCGGAATCAACTTTTGTAAATTTTGTTGGCGTAACGGTAAAGGCACTGCGCGCAACGTCACACGCCCGTGATCGACCTGCAGCTCCATCCCCATTTTCACCAGCAGCGCCTGATGCGCCGTGCAGGCGGCAACCTCCGCTTTTTCCAGCGTCAGTTTTACCGGGATCAGCAGCGGCTGCGGGCGCAGCCCCTCTTCCGGCGGCGTCAGCTGCGCCTGGCGCAGCCAGCGCTCGGCCACCGGCAGGTTCAGCAACGACAGATGCTGTTGCTGCTCCATCAGCGCGTAGCACGGCGGGTACACCATCAATACCCGGCCGAAACCATGCTGGCTGCCGGCCAACGCCGGCTCCTGCGGTGCCTGTGTCGTTTTCGCCGACGGGAACAGCGGCGGTTTCTCTTTGGCAGCGGCCGGCGCCGGTTCAGGCGTCGCCTGCATCAGGCGCCCATACAGCTCGCCTTCGCGCTTCTGGTAGCCGGAGCCGCCGTGATAGCCCTGCGACCCCCGCTCGCTCGCCGGTGCGGAAGGCGCCGTTTCACGCCGTGCCGTGCTCTCCGGCGCCGGCTGAGAAAAATGATTGCCGCCGGCAGCGACGCGGTTTTCCGGCTGCCAGGCCGGCGCGGGCTCCTGCTGTTCCGCTTCTTCCGCCAGCGGCAACGGCGCCTGCCCCACCTGCTGCAGCACCGTAGTCACCGCCTGGTAGATAAAGTCATGCACCAGACGTGCCTGATGAAAACGCACCTCATGCTTGGCGGGGTGCACGTTGACGTCCACCTGATGCGGATCGACGTCCAGATACAGCACGTATGCCGGCTGCTGCTCATCCTGCAGCTGGTCCTGATACGCCTGGCGGATCGCGTGGTTGATCAGCCGGTCGCGCATCATCCGGCTGTTGACATAGCAGTACTGCATATCGCCAAGCGATCGCGCGCCTGCAGGGTCCGCCACCCAGCCGCGGATGGTTAAATCGCCGTGCTGCCAGGAAACCGCCAGCGCATGCTGTAAAAACGCCGGGCCGCAGATGCTGGCAAGACGGCGTTCATGCTGGCTCTCTTCTTTCGCCGCACGATACTGACGCATCAGCTTGCCATTGTGGCTGAGCGTGATTGCCACATCGAAACGCGCCAGCGCAATGCGTCGCACCACTTCGTCGATATGGCCGAATTCGGTTTTTTCGGTGCGCATGAATTTACGCCGCGCCGGCGTATTGTAAAACAGATCCAACACCTCCAGCGTGCTGCCTACCGGATGCGCCGCCGGCTTGACCGTCACCGCCTGCTCGCGCCCTTCGGCATAAGCCTGCCAGGCTTCCTGCTGCTGGGCAGTGCGCGAAGTCAGCGTCAGGCGCGATACCGAGCTGATACTGGCCAGCGCTTCGCCGCGAAAGCCCAGGCTAACGATCGCTTCCAGATCGTCGAGGGTGGTGATTTTACTGGTGGCGTGCCGCGCCAGCGCCAGCGCCAGCTCTTCCTTACCAATACCGCAGCCGTTATCGCGAATACGGATCAGCTTGGCGCCGCCGCGTTCAATCTCAATATCAATGCGCGTGGCCCCGGCATCCAGACTGTTCTCCACCAGCTCCTTCACGACCGACGCAGGCCGCTCAACCACTTCTCCGGCGGCGATCTGGTTGGCAAGCTGTGGCGGTAACACCTGGATTGACATGCGGGCTCCCCTTGATGGTTCAGGTATGCGGAATGGTCAGCGTCCGATCCAGCGGCGCGACGTCCGACTTCAGGCGATTGGCGCTTTTCAGGGCACTGACGCTAACGCCATAGTGTACGGCAATGGAAGACAGCGTATCACCGCGCACCACTTTATGCCGCGACGGTTTGCTCACGCCGCCGCGCGTTTTGGCGATGTGCTGACTGCCGGCAGCGGCGCCCGCCGCCGGCACTTTCAGGCGTTGTCCTACCCATACGCCGTCTTTCTTCAATTTGTTGAGGTTATGCAACGCCGTCATGCTGGTGCCGTAACGGCGGGCAATCGCAGAGAGCGTTTCCCCTCTGCGCACAACGTGAATCTGCGTTTTACCCCGGTAACTGCTGCTAACGTCTGGTGAAGCCGTGTTAACCGCCGCTGCGACGTCCAGCGGTCGGTTTTCCACCTTTGGGTCGGCTTGTAGCGGATGCGACAGGAAGTAGCTGCGCAGGCCGCGATGAATCGCCTTGGCTAGCTTTTCCTGATAGTCGCTACTGCCCAGCAGTCGCTCCTCCGAAGGGTTGCTGATAAAGCCGGTTTCCACCAGCAGGGAAGGAATATCCGGCGAGCGCAGCACGCCAAGACTGGCCGGCTGCGGACGGCTCTTGTGCAGCACGCCGATAGTCTGCATTTCACTCAGCACCTTCACCGCCACATCATAGCCCACGCGCTGCGAATGGCCGAACTGCAGGTCCAGCACCGCCTGGCTGAGATACGGATCGGCCTGATTGCTGGCCAGCAGATCGCCCGCGCCGCCCAGCAGCTCGGACTGTTTCTCATGCTGTTCCAGCCA
The nucleotide sequence above comes from Serratia rhizosphaerae. Encoded proteins:
- the hflX gene encoding ribosome rescue GTPase HflX, with product MFDRYEAGEQAVLVHIYFSQDKDTEDLSEFESLVSSAGVQALQVVTGSRKAPHPKYFVGEGKAEEIADAVKASGASVVLFDHALSPAQERNLERLCECRVIDRTGLILDIFAQRARTHEGKLQVELAQLRHIATRLVRGWTHLERQKGGIGLRGPGETQLETDRRLLRDRISLILRRLERVEKQREQGRRARTRADVPTVSLVGYTNAGKSTLFNRMTSAEVYAADQLFATLDPTLRRIDVADVGDTVLADTVGFIRHLPHDLVAAFKATLQETRQASLLLHVIDAADSRVDENMEAVNSVLTEIESDEIPTLLVMNKIDMLDDFVPRIDRNDENLPIRVWLSAVSGEGIPLLYQALTERLSGEIAHHELRLPPRAGRLRSRFYQLQAIEKEWNEEDGSIGMVVRMPIVEWRRLCKQEHDLINFIV
- a CDS encoding DUF2065 domain-containing protein, with translation MNVTIWLALGLVLVLEGLGPMLFPRAWRKMILTISQLPDATLRRFGGGIVVAGIVIYYMLSTRLGG
- the hfq gene encoding RNA chaperone Hfq, with the translated sequence MAKGQSLQDPFLNALRRERVPVSIYLVNGIKLQGQIESFDQFVILLKNTVSQMVYKHAISTVVPSRPVSHHSNNPSGGSNNYHHGNNPSAQQQPQQESDDAE
- the hflC gene encoding protease modulator HflC, with protein sequence MRKSFVVILLVVLVALYASLFVVQEGQRGIVLRFGKVLRDDENKPLIYEPGLHFKIPFIESVKNLDARIQTMENQADRFVTSEKKDLIVDSYLKWRISDFSRYYLATGGGDVSQAEVLLKRKFSDRLRSEIGRLDVKDIVTDSRGKLMSDVRDALNTGTLNNGEELPKTEADDAIASAAARVERETTGKQPQVNPNSMAALGIEVVDVRIKQINLPAEVSDAIYQRMRAEREAVARRLRSQGQEEAEKLRASADYEVTRTLAEAERQARITRGEGDAEAAKLFANAFSQDPNFYAFIRSLRAYEASFKENQDVMVLSPDSDFFRYMKSPDSSRK
- a CDS encoding adenylosuccinate synthase, coding for MGKNVVVLGTQWGDEGKGKVVDLLTERAKYVVRYQGGHNAGHTLVINGEKTVLHLIPSGILRENVTSIIGNGVVLAPDALMKEMGELEARGVPVRERLLLSEACPLILPYHVALDVAREKARGAKAIGTTGRGIGPAYEDKVARRGLRVGDLFDKESFAVKLKEIIEYHNFQLVNYYKAEPVDFQSTLDYVMSIADILTAMVVDVSELLDGARKRGDLIMFEGAQGTLLDIDHGTYPYVTSSNTTAGGVATGSGIGPRYVDYVLGIVKAYSTRVGAGPFPTELFDETGEYLCKQGNEFGATTGRRRRTGWLDAVAVRRAVQINSLSGFCLTKLDVLDGLKEVKICVGYRMPDGREMTTTPLAAEGWEGIEPIYESMPGWSETTFGVKEYSKLPQAALNYIKRLEELTGVPVDIISTGPDRSETMVLRDPFDA
- the miaA gene encoding tRNA (adenosine(37)-N6)-dimethylallyltransferase MiaA; amino-acid sequence: MTETAITPRPPAIFIMGPTASGKTALAMALREQLPVELISVDSALIYRGMDIGTAKPSAEELAQAPHRLIDIRDPSEAYSAADFRADALKEMAEITAAGRIPLLVGGTMLYFKALLEGLSPLPSADAVVRERIEQQAAEQGWEALHQQLQQIDPVAALRIHPNDPQRLTRALEVFFISGKTLTELTKISGESLPYHVHQFAIAPNSRELLHQRIELRFHQMLAAGFETEARALFARGDLHTDLPSIRCVGYRQMWSYLSGEISYDEMVYRGICATRQLAKRQMTWLRGWESVRWLDSEKPGEALASVTQVVSA
- the hflK gene encoding FtsH protease activity modulator HflK encodes the protein MAWNQPGNNGQDRDPWGSSNNNGGNSGGNKGGRDQGPPDLDDIFRKLSKKLSGLGGGKGSNGNSGGSGAGFSGRIIGIAAVAVVVIWAASGFYTIKEAERGVVTRFGKFSHLVQPGLNWKPTFIDEVRPVNVESVRELAASGVMLTSDENVVRVEMNVQYRVTDPEAYLFSVVNADDSLSQATDSALRGVIGKYSMDRILTEGRTVVRNDTQRMLEETVRPYKMGITLLDVNFQAARPPEEVKASFDDAIAARENEQQYIREAEAYANEVQPRANGQAQRLLEDAKAYKDRTVLEAQGEVARFAKLLPEYKSAPEITRERLYIETMEKVLSHTRKVLVNDKGNNLMVLPLEQMLRGQAGASSDSGNKDTSLIRLNPAPSTSGNNAGSKPQNSGSVMDQRRANAQRDDTTRVGRQ
- the mutL gene encoding DNA mismatch repair endonuclease MutL — encoded protein: MSIQVLPPQLANQIAAGEVVERPASVVKELVENSLDAGATRIDIEIERGGAKLIRIRDNGCGIGKEELALALARHATSKITTLDDLEAIVSLGFRGEALASISSVSRLTLTSRTAQQQEAWQAYAEGREQAVTVKPAAHPVGSTLEVLDLFYNTPARRKFMRTEKTEFGHIDEVVRRIALARFDVAITLSHNGKLMRQYRAAKEESQHERRLASICGPAFLQHALAVSWQHGDLTIRGWVADPAGARSLGDMQYCYVNSRMMRDRLINHAIRQAYQDQLQDEQQPAYVLYLDVDPHQVDVNVHPAKHEVRFHQARLVHDFIYQAVTTVLQQVGQAPLPLAEEAEQQEPAPAWQPENRVAAGGNHFSQPAPESTARRETAPSAPASERGSQGYHGGSGYQKREGELYGRLMQATPEPAPAAAKEKPPLFPSAKTTQAPQEPALAGSQHGFGRVLMVYPPCYALMEQQQHLSLLNLPVAERWLRQAQLTPPEEGLRPQPLLIPVKLTLEKAEVAACTAHQALLVKMGMELQVDHGRVTLRAVPLPLRQQNLQKLIPELLGYLADHKAMSPEVLATWFARHLGSEHEQWNASQAIQLLTDVERLCPLLVKAPPSGLLQPVDLQAALAALTHD
- the nsrR gene encoding nitric oxide-sensing transcriptional repressor NsrR encodes the protein MQLTSFTDYGLRALIYLASLPKDKMTSISEVTEVYGVSRNHMVKIINQLSRIGLVTAVRGKNGGIRLGKPAETIRLGDVVRALEPLALVNCSSDFCHITPACRLKQVLQQGVQNFLEELDNYTLADMVEDNPPLYKLLLVE